The following proteins come from a genomic window of Rattus norvegicus strain BN/NHsdMcwi chromosome 8, GRCr8, whole genome shotgun sequence:
- the Rsl24d1 gene encoding probable ribosome biogenesis protein RLP24, whose amino-acid sequence MRIEKCYFCSGPIYPGHGMMFVRNDCKVFRFCKSKCHKNFKKKRNPRKVRWTKAFRKAAGKELTVDNSFEFEKRRNEPVKYQRELWNKTIDAMKRVEEIKQKRQAKFIMNRLKKNKELQKVQDIREVKQNIHLIRAPLAGKGKQLEEKMVQQLQEDVDMEDAS is encoded by the exons ATGAGGATCGAGAAGTGTTATTTCTGCTCCGGGCCGATCTACCCAGGCCACGGCATGATGTTCGTCCGCAACGATTGCAAG GTGTTCCGATTCTGCAAATCCAAGTGTCATAAAAACTTCAAGAAGAAGAGGAACCCACGAAAGGTCAGGTGGACTAAGGCCTTCCGTAAAGCAGCAGGCAAAGAGCTCACGGTG GACAACTCATTTGAATTTGAAAAACGTAGAAATGAGCCTGTGAAATACCAGCGAGAGCTGTGGAATAAAACTA ttgATGCAATGAAGAGAGTTGAAGAGATCAAACAGAAGCGCCAGGCTAAATTCATAATGAacag gttgaagaaaaacaaagagctgCAGAAGGTTCAGGACATCAGAGAGGTCAAGCAGAACATCCATCTTATCCGGGCTCCTCTTGCAG GCAAAGGGAAGCAGCTGGAGGAAAAAATGGTGCAGCAGTTACAGGAGGATGTGGACATGGAGGACGCTTCCTGA
- the Khdc3 gene encoding KH domain-containing protein 3 → MATLKTFRTLVQLKHKLGKAYEIVGEPRLPKWFHVEYLEDPKKMYVEPTLVEIMFGKDGEHIPHVECTLHVLIHVNVWGPEKQAEILIFGPPNFQKDVAQMLSNVAHFCRMKLMEKEALEAGVERRLMAASKATTQPTPVKVRDAATQVAPVQVRDAAIQPAPVKVRDAATQVAPVQVHEVATQPVPVQVRDAATQPVPVRVRDAATQPVPVRVRDAATQPVPVRVRDAATQPVPVRVRDAATEPVPVQVRDAATQPAPVQVRDAATQPAPVQVRDAATQPAPVQVRDAATQPAPVQVRDAATQPAPVQVRDAATQPAPVQVRDAATQPAPVQVREAATQQTPVEVADDTQLVQLKAGEAFAQHTSGKVHQDVNGQSPIEVCEGATQRHSVDASEALSQKCPEDLEGGDTETSLDDSYVIIRPSRAVWEPFVML, encoded by the exons ATGGCCACTCTGAAGACGTTTCGGACGCTCGTTCAGCTGAAGCACAAACTAGGTAAAGCCTATGAAATTGTCGGAGAGCCCAGGCTGCCCAAGTGGTTCCATGTCGAGTACCTGGAAGATCCAAAAAAAATGTACGTGGAACCTACGCTAGTGGAAATCATGTTTG GAAAGGACGGAGAGCACATCCCGCATGTTGAGTGTACGTTGCATGTCCTGATTCACGTGAACGTCTGGGGCCCCGAAAAGCAAGCTGAGATTTTGATATTCGGACCGCCTAATTTTCAAAAGGACGTGGCTCAGATGCTTTCTAACGTGGCTCACTTCTGCCGCATGAAGTTGATGGAAA AGGAGGCTCTGGAGGCTGGAGTTGAGCGTCGTCTTATGGCCGCCAGTAAGGCGACCACCCAGCCGACTCCCGTGAAGGTCCGCGACGCTGCCACCCAGGTGGCTCCGGTGCAGGTCCGCGACGCTGCCATCCAGCCGGCTCCCGTGAAGGTCCGCGACGCTGCCACCCAGGTGGCTCCGGTGCAGGTCCACGAGGTAGCCACCCAGCCCGTTCCCGTGCAGGTCCGCGACGCTGCCACCCAGCCCGTTCCCGTGCGGGTCCGCGACGCTGCCACCCAGCCCGTTCCCGTGCGGGTCCGCGACGCTGCCACCCAGCCCGTTCCCGTGCGGGTCCGCGACGCTGCCACCCAGCCCGTTCCCGTGCGGGTCCGCGACGCTGCCACCGAGCCCGTTCCCGTGCAGGTCCGCGACGCTGCCACTCAGCCCGCTCCCGTGCAGGTCCGCGACGCTGCCACCCAGCCGGCTCCGGTGCAGGTCCGCGACGCTGCCACCCAGCCGGCTCCGGTGCAGGTCCGCGACGCTGCCACCCAGCCGGCTCCGGTGCAGGTCCGCGACGCTGCCACCCAGCCGGCTCCGGTGCAGGTCCGCGACGCTGCCACCCAGCCGGCTCCGGTGCAGGTCCGCGACGCTGCCACTCAGCCGGCCCCGGTGCAGGTCCGTGAGGCTGCCACGCAGCAGACTCCCGTGGAGGTCGCTGATGATACCCAGTTGGTTCAGTTGAAGGCTGGTGAAGCCTTCGCCCAGCACACTTCAGGGAAAGTCCACCAGGATGTCAATGGGCAGTCTCCCATTGAAGTCTGTGAGGGTGCCACCCAGCGGCATTCTGTAGATGCCTCTGAGGCCTTGTCCCAGAAGTGTCCTGAGGATCTTGAGGGGGGGGATACCGAGACTTCCTTGGATGACAGCTATGTCATAATTCGCCCTTCAAGAGCTGTCTGGGAACCCTTTGTCATGTTATAA